In Halobaculum rubrum, the following are encoded in one genomic region:
- a CDS encoding SPFH domain-containing protein has product MYAVGGMVLVLALVTLLSTVEIVQAYEQRALTVLGSFRGLLDPGIHLVPPFVSRTYRFDRRVQTIDVPTQEAITRDNSPVTADAVVYIRVVDAERSFLNVEDYRRATALLAQTSLRAVIGDMELDETLSRREEINRRIRTSLQGPTDDWGVDVEMVEVKEVLPTRGVLDAMEEQTSAERRRRAMILEAQGERRAAVESAEGERTANVLSAQGEKVASVLEAQGDAISTVLRARSAESMGERAIVDKGMETLASIGQGESTTFVIPQELTSLLGRYGQQLSGSDVQNSAALDSLEFDDDERELLGLDSVAEMLEPEAERGAETAPEWESTYEGE; this is encoded by the coding sequence ATGTACGCCGTCGGGGGGATGGTGCTCGTCCTCGCGCTGGTCACGCTGCTGTCGACCGTCGAGATCGTCCAGGCCTACGAGCAGCGCGCGCTCACCGTGCTCGGCTCCTTCCGCGGGCTCCTCGACCCCGGGATCCACCTGGTCCCCCCATTCGTCTCCCGGACCTACCGGTTCGACAGGCGCGTCCAGACGATCGACGTGCCGACCCAGGAGGCGATCACCCGCGACAACTCGCCGGTCACCGCCGACGCGGTCGTGTACATCCGCGTCGTCGACGCAGAACGGTCGTTCCTCAACGTGGAAGACTACCGTCGGGCGACCGCGCTGCTCGCGCAGACCTCCCTCCGGGCGGTCATCGGCGACATGGAACTCGACGAGACGCTCTCGCGGCGCGAGGAGATCAACCGCCGGATCCGGACGAGCCTGCAGGGGCCGACTGACGACTGGGGCGTCGACGTCGAGATGGTGGAGGTGAAGGAGGTGTTGCCCACGCGGGGCGTCCTCGACGCCATGGAGGAGCAGACCTCCGCTGAGCGCCGCCGCCGCGCCATGATCCTGGAGGCGCAGGGCGAGCGCCGCGCCGCCGTCGAGTCCGCCGAGGGCGAGCGGACGGCGAACGTCCTCTCCGCGCAAGGCGAGAAGGTCGCCTCGGTGCTGGAGGCACAGGGCGACGCCATCTCCACCGTCCTGCGCGCCCGGTCCGCCGAGTCGATGGGCGAGCGCGCCATCGTCGACAAGGGAATGGAGACGCTGGCGTCCATCGGACAGGGCGAGTCCACCACCTTCGTCATCCCGCAGGAGCTGACGAGCCTGCTGGGTCGCTACGGCCAACAGCTCTCGGGGTCGGACGTGCAGAACTCGGCGGCGCTCGACTCCCTGGAGTTCGACGACGACGAGCGGGAGCTGCTCGGGCTGGACTCCGTCGCAGAGATGCTCGAACCGGAGGCCGAGCGCGGCGCGGAGACGGCCCCGGAGTGGGAGTCGACCTACGAGGGGGAGTGA
- a CDS encoding 60S ribosomal export protein NMD3, which yields MSETRDTRDFCPRCGDSVPEREEPLPGEPRERDRVLCNACYFEDFELVDAPDRVEVTVCSHCGAVHRGNRWVDVGARDYTDVAVDEVSEALAVHLKAEQIQWGVEPEQVDRNTIRMHCTFTGVVRGTHVEEEVVVPVKISRGTCDRCGRISGGSYAAEVQIRGRDRVPDPQEQSTAVEIAESLVAEREADGDRESFVTEVIDQPEGTDVKLSTNKLGKAVATQITEELGGSYSEAPTLVTEDGDGNEVYRVTFAVRLPKFRPGDVIDPGDGEGPVLVRSVQGNLKGVRMATGEPYEARFEEGETPDAETVGHVDDAVETTVVAVEDANAVQVLDPETYEAVTVARPPSVDEGAATVEAVKTDTGLYVVPSESTAAE from the coding sequence ATGAGCGAGACACGCGACACGCGGGACTTCTGCCCGCGCTGCGGCGACTCGGTTCCGGAGCGCGAGGAACCGCTCCCGGGCGAGCCGCGCGAGCGCGACCGCGTGCTCTGTAACGCCTGCTACTTCGAGGACTTCGAACTGGTCGACGCGCCCGATCGCGTCGAGGTGACCGTCTGCTCGCACTGCGGCGCGGTCCACCGCGGCAACCGCTGGGTCGACGTCGGCGCGCGCGACTACACCGACGTGGCCGTCGACGAGGTGTCAGAGGCGCTGGCGGTCCACCTGAAGGCCGAGCAGATCCAGTGGGGCGTCGAGCCCGAGCAGGTCGACCGGAACACGATCCGGATGCACTGCACGTTCACTGGCGTCGTTCGCGGGACCCACGTCGAGGAGGAGGTCGTCGTCCCGGTGAAGATCAGTCGCGGCACCTGCGACCGGTGCGGGCGGATCTCCGGGGGCAGCTACGCCGCGGAGGTACAGATACGGGGTCGCGACCGCGTCCCCGACCCCCAGGAACAGTCGACGGCCGTCGAGATCGCCGAGTCGCTCGTCGCCGAGCGCGAGGCCGACGGCGACCGCGAGTCGTTCGTCACCGAGGTTATCGACCAGCCCGAAGGGACGGACGTGAAGCTCTCCACCAACAAGCTCGGGAAGGCCGTCGCGACCCAGATCACCGAGGAGTTGGGGGGAAGCTACTCGGAGGCGCCCACCCTCGTCACCGAGGACGGCGACGGCAACGAGGTGTACCGCGTGACGTTCGCGGTCCGTCTCCCGAAGTTCCGCCCCGGCGACGTGATCGACCCAGGGGACGGCGAGGGGCCGGTGCTCGTGCGCTCGGTCCAGGGGAACCTCAAGGGCGTGCGCATGGCGACGGGCGAGCCGTACGAGGCACGCTTCGAGGAGGGGGAGACGCCGGACGCCGAGACGGTCGGACACGTCGACGACGCCGTCGAGACGACCGTCGTGGCCGTCGAGGACGCCAACGCGGTGCAGGTGCTCGACCCGGAGACGTACGAGGCGGTGACGGTGGCGCGCCCCCCGAGCGTCGACGAGGGTGCCGCGACCGTCGAGGCGGTGAAAACCGACACGGGGCTGTACGTGGTACCGTCGGAGTCGACCGCGGCGGAATGA